The genomic interval GAACTCCAATGTTGTCGTCCACACTGCCCTAAATATTTATGACCATATTACTGACAGGAGTGAGATTAACCATATGGGTAGAATATTCATTAAGTTTTATAATAATGGCCCTTTTGACATTTTCACACTATTAAAAGTGGTCTGATACTACTGCTCTGTTACAGAGGGAAGACTCCCCAGTATTTCACATCATCCAATCTCTCCATCACTTGGCCTTCTCTGGCTTAGTTCATGTCCAGAAGGAATGCATCACAAAATACGACTTCTTTAAGCAGCTGTGAGTGGAAATAGCTTTTCCTGGAGACATTTATGACCCCCATTCAAAGGCCTGACATCTCaaacacaggaaggaaggaactCAGAAGTGCCATACAGTATCAAGAGGTCCATTTACACTTCCTGCTATATCTTTTTAACAAAGCCTCACAAAACACACCTTTATTCAAAACAGAAATATACGATTATATGGATTTGTGAATGGACATGGTTTTActtacatgcacgcacacacacagtaaataggTTTGTGGATGTATAAATGCATGTGTGGATGCTTTCTATATTACCCATTTCAAGTAACTCAAATGGCTGTGTCAAACTTTGAATAATTACACAGGGatttacatatatataaaaataaaaaaactgggAGAGAGAGCACTTAGCCCACCCCCCTATGACGTCGCATGTAGAATGTGTTCGGGGGAAGCAGGCCCTCCTCAAGGGTGCTTGGATTTGTAACCCTGGAAATCTCTGCCTGATAATAGATCAAAGAGATGCATAAGAGAACAATTCTAGTTTTAAAACACTTTGCCCACATAGCAGCCAGTCACCCTAATGCATAATGGAATTTTACAAGGCCTCAGCAATTATGGCTTCAACCAATGGACTCTAGTAATAAAACACCACGTAAAAATCTCTTAAATTAGATAATTAACCCCACATTACAAAAAGTTTAAAAAAGATACACACTAGGGTGCATTATGTTGCTGTCTGATTATCACTCATATAGTCATAACACAAACTACATTTTGTATAATACCTAATGAGATCAAACATTTACACGGAtgaaaatagacagacagacaaatgttTATCGATGTGGGGAAAAAAAGAGGCATTGGTTCAGATCAATAGTTCAGGAGGATGATTTTAATGTTGGATACTTACTGACCCCCAAAGGCAATCTAGGGACATTACACCAGAGCGCTAGAGATGCTGGAGCCTTATGTCAAATGGCTGGTAGCCTCGGACACCCAGGCTTCACTGAAATGACGAGATGTCTGAATATAGAATGGTTAAAATAAGCATACATACAACTGTAAAAACATGCATGTTTACATGATAAATCATATAGATCTCAATAAATAACCACAGTACATTCTACAAAGACTGGCACTTCACAGATACTACATCCACCCTCTATCGATCTCTAGATCCTTCAAAAAAAGGTACAATTATTTCCATTCTACAGAATCACAAAGTGACATTCCACATATTCCATGACTCTTGAGATCTCCCCATCCTCGTTGGAAGAGCAGTCGGAGCATCAGCCAGCGAATGATTTGCTCAGATTGTGCCCATCCACAGCCAGAGAAAGCAGAGGGGTCACAGTTGAGTTTCTAAAGCCATTAGTGCTGAAAGAAAAATCAATGGTCAACTGTGCCAGAGAGACTCCTTGgtaacatcccaaatggcaccctgtcccctatagggtgcagtacttttgacctgagccccatggttcctggtcaaaagtagtgcactacgtgggAAATACAGTGCCGTATGGGACACAGCCCTTTTCCAGCGCAGCCTTCCCTTCCCTGTGAACACTAAGGACTTGAAAGCTGAATGTCAAACTGGCTCCAAGAGGATAATAGCAAACAACAAGCAGAAGAGGCATTCAATCAAATGTCTATTGACTATTGTAGTTAGAAGTTTGTGCTTTGAAAACATAAGTACCTTGACATATTTTCAATGATGAATCAAACCTGCAATATAACATACAGGAGGAAGACCTCATTCGGAAATTGAGGCACATAGATCATTCTTTATCAGGTGAATCGACACAGCATTGTACCAATACCAAATTGAAATGTACATTGTTTCCCATGACTCTTTGCCAAAGCCATGAAAGGCTGCAATTCCGTATAGATACAAAGAACGTTAAGCAAATAGCTTGTGGACACTAGGAACATCTATTGACATAAATAATAGGTAACTGGAAAGCATAGAATGTATTTTCTGTCTAGGTTTTTTGATATAAGTTATCAATTTTTAACTTTAATGTATTTATACTCTTTCATGGTCAATGACAGGTTAGTAAAGCAGAAACAAACACCAAGTACAACACATTTCAAGTATTTCAAAATAGGACAGTAGCACAGAAACACAAGCAGATATTGTTTTAATTTGTTTTTCGGAAATGCCCAGTTTCATGACACTTTAAGCAATGCATCGCCTTCGTGTTCATCGGAATTGGAAAGTTCATGATTGGGAAACATGTCAAAGATTAAAATAATCCGATTTTGACTAGGTTGTACCAAACATACTTCATTCAAGCCTGAATTTATGATTAACAACTAAATTCATCTAAGCATGACATAAGTCAACAGTCATCACTCTGTAACGGAACATTAGCTGCCATCTCACCGTTTGTTATAAATATCTATTTGACCTGTTGACCTTCAGTAATGGTGATCTAGTCAGTCTTGGAGGCCGTCCATGTTGTGTGTGTCCGACACTGAATAGAGGTTCTGTGTAGAGACTGAGAGTTGTTCTAGAACAGGCTGGTTCTGGGCAGTCACCACCAGTGGCAAGCTGTGAATGACCACTCCCTGGCTGCCTAAACTGATGCTAGGGACAATGAGACTACTGTCCTCCTCACAGGTGGTAATGCTATTGTCCCCAACCCCGTGCAACACTGTTACATGTGCCTGCTTGGCCAAGTCTTCCGAAGGGCCACCTTCGCTACACATCATGTCCGGGGGCGGGAACATGGAGGTGGCCGTGGCGACAAGGTTACCGTGGTTCCCTCCCTCCGTCACAACAGTAACCTCGGTGCCCCCCTCCTGGATAAGAGCGTTAAAGCCCTCCAGGTCTGAGCAGGTGGTGATGAAGGCCTGTGTACTGTGGGCTGCTGAAGAGACCTGGGAGGTAATGGCTGTCTGCAGTAGGGCCTGGTGCAGAGGGTTACTGCTATCCTCTGAGGAGAGGTGTGTCAGCAGGACCGTCccaggctccagaccagcgcCGTCTGTTGGACCTCCTATATGCTGCATGGGCGTGAGGCTCAGGTTGACCTGCTGGATCATGGAGTTGACCACCATGTCCTGACTCTCTGGGCTCAAGAGGATGGCGGAGGAACCCTTGGTGTGATGATGGTGCTGCCCAATGTCCACACCCACCCCAGCCTGCAGGGGATGGAAGGAGCCCTCCTGACCCAACGGGTGGGATACTATGATCTTAAGCTGGGCACTGCTGTAGGGGGCCAGGGGAGCTAGGGGGACATGGTGGAGGGGGAGCTGGGTGGTGTGGCTGTCCTGCCTGGGTAAAGGGCTCACAGTCACACTACTGGGCTGGGAGGTAATGGGCTGGAGCGTCAAGGAAAGAGTCTGTTCAGAGCCTGATTCCCGGTGCTGCTTCCTGTGGCTGCGCAGAGAGTCCTCCCTCACAAACGATGCCTCGCACAGGTCACAGCGGAAGGCCCGCGTCGCATCCAGCTTGGCCCGGTACCTGGAGCTCACAGGCTTGGCAGGGTCCTCTCCATTACCGACACTGGCTTTGCCTCCTTTCCCACCAACACTTGCCCCCTTCTCAGGTTTGTCCGCATGGCACTTCTTCTTGTGGATGACCAGGTTGCTGCGCTGCTTGGTGGCGAAACTGCAGAAGTCACATTTGAAGGGTCGCTCTTCAGAGTGGATCCGCTCATGGACCTTGAGCGCCCCCTTGCTGGAGCAGGAGTAGATGCACTTGGAGCACTGGATGGGTTGAGTGGGCTGGTGCTCTCGCGAGTGCTGCCGCAGGGCTGTCTTATTGGTGCACTGGAAGTCACAGTCAGGGCAGGGAAAAGAGTTGGACGTGCCATGTTTTATCTGGACGTGAGATTTCAGGTTGCCCTTCATGGCACAGCGGTACTCACAGAAGTCACACTTATAAGGCTTCTCACCCGAGTGGATGCGGATGTGCCTCTTCAGGTCAGAGTTGATCTTGAACTTTGCTTCACACTGAGTGCACTGGAAAGGTGCATCCCCTAAAGCAGAGGAATATATATCTTTATAGAACAACCAACAACAACTTGACTCGAAACGTACGTTTGCCAGACTATTCAGAAGTTAAGTGGTCTTATACTGAAATGAGTCCATGTCCCATATTTAAATCCCAAATGAATGGGAAACAATGTAGACCATTTAATAGCCAGATTTCAGAACCAGACTTatatacagtggagcaaaaaagtatttaatcagccaccaattgtgcaagttctcccacttaaaaagatgaggcctgtaattttcatcataggtacacttcaactatgacagacaaaatgagaaaaaaaaaatccagaaaaatcacattgtaggatttttaatgaatttatttgcaaattatggtggaaaataagtatttggtcacctacaaacaagcaagatttctggctctcacagacctgtaacttcttctttaagaggctcctctgtcctccactcgttacctgta from Oncorhynchus tshawytscha isolate Ot180627B linkage group LG22, Otsh_v2.0, whole genome shotgun sequence carries:
- the zfp64 gene encoding zinc finger protein 64, translating into MASFNGGGGNHVLVEVSPDIHICGFCKQQYNNFEVFLAHKQNGCHIPSSNISASNSAPTLTDSSTEFFEEAYQTCVMRGVKKILTKAPKTPSKKIKPALTSKRRSCCFSGCSFKTQYGQKDMERHLKTHTGEKPFECELCQKRFSRRDKLNMHLRSHTGEKPHKCKYCPYAAADSSSLKKHLRIHYDERPFKCQICPYASRNSSQLTVHLRSHTGDAPFQCTQCEAKFKINSDLKRHIRIHSGEKPYKCDFCEYRCAMKGNLKSHVQIKHGTSNSFPCPDCDFQCTNKTALRQHSREHQPTQPIQCSKCIYSCSSKGALKVHERIHSEERPFKCDFCSFATKQRSNLVIHKKKCHADKPEKGASVGGKGGKASVGNGEDPAKPVSSRYRAKLDATRAFRCDLCEASFVREDSLRSHRKQHRESGSEQTLSLTLQPITSQPSSVTVSPLPRQDSHTTQLPLHHVPLAPLAPYSSAQLKIIVSHPLGQEGSFHPLQAGVGVDIGQHHHHTKGSSAILLSPESQDMVVNSMIQQVNLSLTPMQHIGGPTDGAGLEPGTVLLTHLSSEDSSNPLHQALLQTAITSQVSSAAHSTQAFITTCSDLEGFNALIQEGGTEVTVVTEGGNHGNLVATATSMFPPPDMMCSEGGPSEDLAKQAHVTVLHGVGDNSITTCEEDSSLIVPSISLGSQGVVIHSLPLVVTAQNQPVLEQLSVSTQNLYSVSDTHNMDGLQD